A section of the Haliaeetus albicilla chromosome 6, bHalAlb1.1, whole genome shotgun sequence genome encodes:
- the ZBTB20 gene encoding zinc finger and BTB domain-containing protein 20 → MTERIHSINLHNFSNSVLETLNEQRNRGHFCDVTVRIHGSMLRAHRCVLAAGSPFFQDKLLLGYSDIEIPSVVSVQSVQKLIDFMYSGVLRVSQSEALQILTAASILQIKTVIDECTRIVSQNVGEVYPVIQDSGQETPRGTPESGTSGQSTDTESGYLQSHSQHSVDRIYSALYACSMQNGSGERSFYSGAVVSHHETALGLPRDHHMEDPSWITRIHERSQQMERYLSTTPETTHCRKQPRPVRIQTLMGNIHIKQEMEDDYDYYGQQRVQILERNESEECTEDTDQAEGTESEPKGESFDSGVSSSIGTEPDSMEQQFMAGLGRDGQQEPSQADQNDVPADGTQPQQQQQQQQQHVDANSFSPERSNDVEMDSKVLTVNNSTEKGALQPSVNTTVAQPLPTTQIYLRQTETLTSNLRMPLTLTSNTQVIGTAGNTYLPALFTTQSAGSGPKPFLFSLPQPLAGQQTQFVTVSQPGLSTFTAQLPAPQPLAPSAGHSTAGGQGEKKPYECTLCNKTFTAKQNYVKHMFVHTGEKPHQCSICWRSFSLKDYLIKHMVTHTGVRAYQCSICNKRFTQKSSLNVHMRLHRGEKSYECYICKKKFSHKTLLERHVALHSATNGTPGATGTGARAVPAGVVACTEGTTYVCSVCPAKFDQIEHFNDHMRMHVSDG, encoded by the exons ATGACAGAGCGCATTCATAGCATCAACCTTCACAACTTCAGCAATTCTGTGCTCGAGACCCTCAACGAGCAGCGCAACCGTGGCCACTTCTGTGACGTGACGGTCCGCATCCACGGGAGCATGCTACGCGCCCACCGTTGTGTGCTGGCGGCTGGCAGCCCCTTCTTCCAGGacaagctgctgctgggctACAGCGACATCGAGATCCCCTCAGTGGTGTCAGTCCAGTCTGTGCAAAAGCTCATTGACTTCATGTACAGCGGGGTGCTGCGGGTCTCACAGTCGGAGGCCCTCCAAATACTCACAGCTGCCAGCATCCTGCAGATCAAGACTGTGATTGATGAGTGCACAAGGATTGTCTCACAAAATGTGGGAGAGGTCTACCCGGTGATTCAGGATTCAGGCCAGGAGACACCCAGGGGAACACCCGAATCAGGCACCTCGGGGCAGAGCACTGACACAGAGTCTGGCTACCTGCAGAGCCATTCGCAGCACAGCGTGGACAGGATCTATTCAGCCCTCTATGCCTGTTCCATGCAAAATGGCAGTGGGGAGCGCTCCTTTTACAGTGGAGCTGTGGTCAGCCACCATGAAACAGCCCTGGGGCTCCCCAGGGACCACCACATGGAAGACCCCAGCTGGATTACCCGGATCCATGAACGGTCGCAACAGATGGAGCGGTACCTCTCCACCACTCCAGAGACCACACACTGCCGCAAGCAACCACGCCCTGTCCGAATTCAAACCCTGATGGGCAACATCCATATTAAGCAGGAGATGGAGGATGACTATGACTACTATGGCCAACAGAGGGTGCAGATCCTTGAGCGCAATGAGTCTGAGGAATGCACTGAGGACACTGACCAAGCAGAAGGCACTGAGAGTGAGCCCAAAGGGGAGAGTTTTGACTCAGGAGTCAGTTCCTCCATTGGCACTGAGCCTGATTCCATGGAGCAGCAGTTTATGGCTGGTCTGGGCCGGGATGGGCAGCAAGAACCTTCTCAAGCAGATCAAAATGACGTCCCTGCTGATGGCActcagccgcagcagcagcagcagcagcagcagcagcatgtagATGCCAACTCTTTCTCGCCAGAGAGAAGCAATGACGTTGAAATGGACAGCAAAGTGCTCACAGTCAATAACAGCACCGAAAAGGGGGCTTTGCAGCCTTCTGTCAACACAACTGTTGCCCAACCATTGCCAACCACACAGATCTACTTACGCCAGACAGAAACCCTCACCAGCAATCTGAGGATGCCACTGACTCTGACCAGCAACACTCAGGTCATTGGCACAGCTGGCAACACCTACCTGCCTGCCCTTTTCACCACACAGTCTGCTGGCAGTGGCCCTAAGCCTTTTCTCTTCAGCCTGCCCCAGCCTTTAGCTGGCCAACAGACACAGTTTGTGACAGTGTCCCAGCCTGGCCTGTCAACCTTTACTgcccagctgccagccccacagcccttgGCCCCATCTGCGGGCCACAGCACAGCAGGTGGGCAAGGTGAAAAAAAGCCTTACGAGTGCACTCTCTGTAACAAGACTTTCACCGCCAAACAGAACTACGTCAAGCACATGTTTGTACACACAG GTGAGAAACCCCACCAATGCAGCATCTGTTGGCGCTCCTTCTCTTTAAAGGATTACCTAATCAAACACATGGTGACGCACACTGGCGTGAGGGCGTACCAGTGCAGTATCTGCAACAAGCGCTTCACCCAGAAGAGCTCCCTTAATGTGCACATGCGCCTCCACCGTGGGGAGAAGTCCTACGAGTGCTACATCTGCAAGAAGAAGTTCTCCCACAAGACCCTGCTGGAGAGGCATGTGGCTCTGCACAGTGCCACCAACGGCACGCCTGGAGCCACCGGCACCGGCGCGAGGGCTGTCCCTGCCGGGGTGGTGGCCTGCACGGAGGGGACCACGTACGTCTGCTCTGTCTGTCCAGCTAAGTTTGACCAAATCGAGCATTTCAACGACCACATGAGGATGCATGTGTCAGACGGATAA